A region from the Beduinella massiliensis genome encodes:
- a CDS encoding IS3 family transposase has product MKYRVIERFRNIYPIVTMCEVFEVSRSGYYAWRKKQEKTPKDQWLVDLIVECQQQCNQTYGIRRVRLWIQRKKRKNVNLKALLRVMRKTNLLAQIRRQRRYTQHQQNVYKYPNLLQRAFEQQQPNRFWSTDITYIPTPQGMLYMCAVIDLCGRMVLAYRIGGDMAASLVTQTIRDAMITEKVTDGLALHSDQGSQYTTEAYFDLSKEYHFQPSMSSPGCPYDNAAMENFFGTLKSECLYRAHYSTRAEVEELVAQYVHFYNFERINLKYGLTPYEIRSNAA; this is encoded by the coding sequence TTGAAATATCGAGTTATAGAACGTTTTCGCAACATTTATCCTATCGTCACAATGTGTGAAGTATTTGAAGTTTCCCGAAGTGGGTATTATGCTTGGCGTAAAAAGCAAGAAAAGACGCCGAAAGATCAGTGGTTGGTCGATCTGATTGTGGAATGTCAACAGCAGTGCAACCAGACCTACGGCATCCGCCGTGTTCGTCTCTGGATCCAGCGGAAGAAAAGAAAAAATGTAAATCTTAAAGCACTTCTGCGCGTCATGCGCAAGACCAATCTGCTTGCACAGATTCGGCGGCAAAGAAGATATACTCAACATCAGCAAAACGTGTACAAATACCCAAACCTATTGCAGCGTGCCTTTGAACAGCAACAACCCAATCGTTTCTGGTCAACAGATATCACCTATATCCCCACACCACAAGGAATGCTGTATATGTGTGCGGTGATTGACCTTTGTGGTCGAATGGTGTTGGCCTATCGCATTGGTGGCGACATGGCCGCATCGCTGGTTACTCAGACGATCCGAGACGCTATGATAACAGAGAAGGTCACTGATGGACTCGCACTCCACAGTGACCAAGGGTCTCAATACACCACCGAAGCATACTTCGACCTAAGCAAAGAATATCACTTTCAACCCTCTATGTCCAGTCCCGGTTGTCCATACGACAATGCTGCTATGGAGAATTTCTTCGGAACGCTTAAATCGGAATGCCTTTATCGTGCCCATTATTCTACTCGCGCAGAGGTAGAGGAGTTGGTTGCACAATATGTCCACTTCTACAACTTCGAACGCATTAACCTGAAATACGGCCTTACTCCCTATGAAATCAGGAGCAACGCCGCGTAA
- a CDS encoding DUF1116 domain-containing protein — protein MTVLEQKIEQANARVLEIILKGRPVWTDMVPAGEIIPGMRENLILHAGPNCEPENIVGPMRIGICGRAVHEGLAKEMGEAWKMVEKGEICIASAQDYGCACGAAICTSYHTPVHVVKDTVNGTMGFCAPHPGAARDRLRWGFYDEQVEKDMCWLRDIYAPAISAALRMLGGVDVKEVLSKTAGMGDENHVRQPGSSMAQALQLIDALVDLDVPGRDEVIHFLTINDRFYLHVVMAAVESVMVSAKRVPYSTVLAGLGGNGYELGIQMSGTGNRWYTVPAPLILGRFLDAKTTQDDLLGFLGDSCVTEVYGLGGFSAVAGPAFVRLTHPTDSFAEARRRTESARAVSLGEHNFAPIPWDEYRGFPAGIDVRKVVALNQAPTSHGGSTLKKGGQGGAGAVILPMEMFRKALMAFAQQVRGEMNT, from the coding sequence ATGACGGTGCTTGAGCAGAAAATAGAGCAAGCCAATGCACGTGTGCTGGAAATCATTTTGAAAGGGCGGCCTGTATGGACTGACATGGTCCCTGCCGGAGAAATCATTCCCGGCATGCGGGAAAATCTCATCCTTCATGCCGGCCCTAACTGCGAACCCGAAAATATCGTGGGCCCTATGCGCATTGGCATTTGTGGCCGCGCTGTGCACGAAGGATTAGCGAAAGAGATGGGCGAGGCTTGGAAGATGGTCGAAAAAGGGGAGATCTGTATAGCCTCTGCCCAGGACTATGGCTGCGCCTGCGGTGCTGCGATTTGTACGAGTTATCACACACCCGTACATGTAGTAAAGGATACGGTGAACGGAACCATGGGGTTTTGCGCGCCTCATCCGGGGGCTGCGCGCGACCGTCTGCGCTGGGGATTCTACGATGAACAGGTTGAAAAGGATATGTGTTGGCTCCGCGACATCTATGCGCCCGCCATCAGCGCTGCGCTGAGGATGCTTGGCGGTGTGGACGTGAAGGAAGTTCTGTCTAAAACAGCCGGTATGGGCGATGAAAATCACGTTCGTCAGCCTGGCTCCAGCATGGCGCAGGCGCTGCAGCTTATCGATGCCCTCGTCGATCTTGACGTGCCCGGGCGTGACGAAGTCATTCATTTTTTGACGATCAACGACCGCTTCTATTTGCATGTCGTGATGGCCGCAGTAGAGAGCGTGATGGTATCTGCCAAGCGGGTTCCCTATTCCACCGTGCTGGCAGGACTGGGCGGGAACGGATACGAGCTGGGCATTCAAATGTCCGGTACCGGCAACCGATGGTATACCGTGCCTGCTCCTCTGATTTTGGGACGTTTTCTTGATGCGAAGACGACACAAGATGATTTGCTGGGCTTTTTAGGCGACAGCTGTGTAACCGAAGTATATGGACTGGGTGGGTTTTCCGCCGTCGCAGGTCCCGCCTTTGTGCGACTCACGCATCCAACCGACTCTTTTGCTGAGGCTCGCCGCCGAACGGAAAGCGCTCGCGCGGTCTCTTTGGGTGAACACAATTTCGCGCCTATCCCGTGGGATGAGTATCGAGGCTTCCCAGCCGGCATCGACGTACGTAAAGTCGTCGCGTTGAATCAGGCACCGACCAGCCACGGCGGCTCCACCCTCAAGAAGGGAGGCCAGGGTGGTGCAGGCGCCGTGATCCTGCCTATGGAAATGTTCCGCAAGGCGCTGATGGCCTTTGCGCAGCAGGTAAGAGGGGAGATGAATACATGA
- a CDS encoding fdrA domain protein, whose amino-acid sequence MNVDKIVELFEAERLVIINVGVQAFGTALERQGVEVVQVDWHPPAGGDKEMEDILALLGGL is encoded by the coding sequence ATGAATGTGGACAAGATCGTAGAACTTTTTGAGGCGGAAAGACTCGTCATAATCAACGTGGGCGTACAAGCATTCGGCACGGCGCTTGAAAGGCAGGGGGTAGAGGTCGTGCAGGTGGACTGGCATCCTCCGGCGGGCGGCGACAAGGAGATGGAAGACATCCTGGCTCTGCTGGGCGGCCTGTAG
- a CDS encoding acetate/propionate family kinase, whose translation MIVLICNAGSTSLKFKLFDMPAETVLASGKIERVGSADDAIFGYEDATRTIHREGQNIPDYRTGVREFMRLLLKKDGGMLCALSQIDRVGFKTVVSKGYFGVHELTEDVLQGMKDWMIIARTHSEPYLEVIDTVRQALPEAIFIGSFETGFHTTIPLHRRVYDLPYEWYERFGVQRLGYHGASHGFIADTLNAQIGPRYKAISCHMGGSSSVCAIEDGKSADTSFGMSLQTGVIHGSRTGDMDCDLVWFLETLGLSRAQIEEGMKKQGGMLGLSGVSADLRYIEAAAQQGHDRAQLALDRYIYDLVRYIGAFYAVLGGMDTLVFTGGIGENSPYVRRRVCEALAHMGVTINQNTNEACRGNAAVLSDPEAPVLVQIIPTNEEVGIARRAYAYSVQ comes from the coding sequence ATGATCGTTTTGATATGCAACGCAGGGAGTACGTCGCTTAAGTTTAAGCTATTTGATATGCCCGCGGAGACGGTGCTCGCCAGCGGGAAAATCGAGCGGGTTGGAAGCGCGGATGACGCGATATTTGGATATGAGGACGCGACCCGAACCATTCACAGGGAGGGGCAAAACATACCCGATTACAGAACGGGCGTACGGGAATTCATGCGGCTCCTTTTAAAGAAGGACGGAGGAATGCTCTGCGCGTTGTCCCAGATCGACAGGGTGGGTTTCAAAACGGTAGTTTCCAAGGGCTATTTTGGCGTTCATGAGTTGACGGAAGATGTGCTTCAAGGGATGAAAGACTGGATGATTATCGCCCGGACGCACAGCGAACCATATCTGGAGGTCATTGATACCGTGCGCCAGGCGCTGCCGGAAGCGATTTTTATCGGCAGCTTCGAGACCGGATTTCACACCACCATTCCGCTTCACCGGCGTGTCTACGATCTGCCTTATGAATGGTACGAACGCTTCGGCGTACAACGTTTGGGCTATCACGGAGCGTCGCACGGTTTTATCGCGGACACCTTAAACGCCCAAATAGGTCCGAGGTACAAGGCCATCTCCTGCCATATGGGCGGAAGCTCCTCCGTTTGTGCCATCGAGGACGGGAAGAGCGCGGACACAAGCTTTGGTATGTCGCTGCAGACGGGCGTCATTCATGGCAGCCGCACCGGCGATATGGATTGCGATCTGGTCTGGTTTTTAGAGACGTTGGGGCTGTCGCGCGCGCAGATCGAGGAGGGCATGAAGAAACAGGGCGGCATGCTGGGATTATCCGGCGTCAGTGCTGATCTCCGTTACATTGAGGCAGCCGCACAGCAGGGACATGACCGCGCACAGCTCGCACTGGATCGGTACATCTATGACTTAGTGCGTTATATCGGCGCATTTTACGCTGTGCTCGGCGGAATGGATACGCTTGTATTTACCGGCGGTATCGGCGAGAATTCGCCCTACGTGCGCCGCCGCGTCTGCGAAGCGCTGGCTCATATGGGCGTAACGATAAACCAAAACACGAACGAGGCCTGCCGGGGAAACGCGGCGGTACTTTCCGATCCGGAAGCGCCAGTGTTGGTGCAGATTATTCCCACGAATGAAGAGGTGGGGATCGCGCGACGCGCCTACGCTTACAGCGTACAATAA
- the garR gene encoding 2-hydroxy-3-oxopropionate reductase, whose amino-acid sequence MKIGMIGLGIMGKPMARNLLKAGYDLCVFDVNPAVVAEVAAAGATAAANARETAKNAEVVLTMLPNSPHVRSVMLGKDGVGAVMERGATFIDMSSINPIDSREIAAELAGYGIEMLDAPVSGGEPKAIDGTLSIMVGGKLEVFHKYREMLSHMGASVVRCGEVGAGNVTKLCNQVIVAINIAALSEALTLGQLAGVAPEAIFEAIRGGLAGSTVMNAKAPMMMDRDFKPGFRIDLHIKDLNNVLDAAKSVDAPVPLTAQVMEMMKVLHKDGEGISDHSVLVKFYEKLSGEEIHR is encoded by the coding sequence ATGAAGATCGGCATGATCGGCTTGGGTATCATGGGCAAGCCTATGGCTAGGAACCTGCTGAAGGCTGGCTATGATCTTTGTGTGTTCGACGTGAATCCCGCGGTCGTTGCGGAGGTGGCGGCCGCAGGCGCCACAGCTGCTGCAAACGCGCGCGAAACTGCAAAAAATGCGGAAGTTGTTTTGACCATGCTGCCGAATAGCCCACACGTCAGGAGCGTCATGCTGGGGAAGGACGGCGTAGGAGCTGTGATGGAAAGGGGGGCTACCTTTATCGATATGTCCTCTATCAATCCCATTGACAGCCGAGAGATCGCGGCAGAGCTAGCTGGTTACGGCATAGAGATGCTGGACGCTCCTGTTTCCGGAGGAGAGCCAAAGGCTATCGACGGAACCCTATCCATTATGGTTGGCGGAAAACTGGAGGTGTTTCATAAGTATCGGGAGATGCTTTCTCATATGGGAGCGAGCGTCGTGCGCTGCGGCGAAGTCGGCGCCGGGAACGTGACCAAGCTGTGCAACCAGGTTATCGTGGCGATCAATATCGCGGCGCTTAGCGAGGCGCTGACGTTGGGGCAACTCGCCGGGGTAGCGCCGGAGGCGATCTTCGAGGCAATTCGAGGGGGCCTTGCGGGATCCACGGTGATGAATGCCAAAGCGCCGATGATGATGGACCGCGATTTCAAGCCGGGCTTCCGCATCGACCTGCACATCAAGGATCTGAACAACGTGCTCGATGCGGCCAAGAGCGTCGATGCGCCCGTACCTTTGACGGCGCAGGTGATGGAGATGATGAAGGTGCTGCACAAGGATGGCGAGGGGATCAGTGATCACAGCGTGCTGGTAAAGTTCTACGAAAAGCTTTCCGGAGAAGAAATTCATCGTTGA
- a CDS encoding helix-turn-helix domain-containing protein, translating into MQKQLIPSISRGGSSVSRPILLSMLLSYLSAFLLPLFVALYSSSLLSEQYRDLELQSQVAALQQTANVADANFSNIQSIGQLFLNDESVQKMMTASAPLSKNSLVDCWKLKKSLVTQQVVNPLIDEIFVYFPYSDTVLCTQGLYRDQSFSDACSAFRMLNYDAFLSLTNFSGNYSYAFYPRGDGSNGMAIVCKYYADTSRPANAVVVLTIEESALLSLANAVSSVSPLFFLCNVKTGLPAFLAPNTRSVEALASYTQQGVGVFEHSNEVVIQAASQNVPVLRYLSVLPINFADLPLTGRLQLFYILLAVCLPLGIAIILHGIKRQYSPLRALYQNLLARISPDEGAFRDEYSAIENGVKRMLNDLENSREQLTERSLSLRNYIVERMIRGKYAGNESFERICGQYGLHLSGTCFAVAIVSLDDFAPLVEAAEDQEDFSSRQLIVEVIQSALNDALSPAYAFESAPVGDYLGCLISSKPEQLVKGALGSELSGMMDTLRRGLAISVSVAVGSIAEGPEMIADAYCTACQTMEYMQVTSSTQRLLFHCDLDAEKPQHVDWQKDIETQKMFFNNMALGNYTQAYQALRVLLPSALLQSREGLRIWQNRRLFLIYIVRDAFDRSPLQKICAYSLERLDAALTAPEFESALRELFDQAAQFADRQKTREPPLSDSILSYVDQHFASPDISISAVGETFRVSISCVSRCFKNATGVGLLDYIHMLRIRRAKELLEKSKCSVKDIAEQVGYISSLTMSRAFRRYEGITPTEYREMCRGK; encoded by the coding sequence GTGCAAAAACAGCTTATCCCGTCAATCTCCCGTGGCGGCTCGTCCGTCAGCCGGCCGATTTTGCTTTCCATGCTGCTTTCCTATCTCAGCGCTTTTCTGCTTCCTCTTTTTGTGGCGCTCTACAGTTCTTCTTTACTGTCCGAACAGTACCGGGATCTGGAGCTGCAAAGTCAGGTTGCTGCCCTGCAGCAAACTGCCAATGTGGCGGACGCCAATTTTTCCAACATTCAATCGATCGGCCAGCTCTTTCTCAACGACGAAAGCGTGCAAAAAATGATGACTGCCTCCGCTCCGTTGAGCAAGAACAGCCTGGTCGATTGCTGGAAGCTCAAAAAATCGCTGGTCACCCAGCAGGTCGTAAACCCTTTGATCGACGAAATCTTCGTCTATTTTCCATACAGCGACACCGTCCTGTGCACACAGGGGCTGTATCGTGATCAGAGCTTTTCCGATGCTTGCTCCGCCTTTCGTATGCTGAACTATGACGCCTTTCTTTCGTTAACGAACTTTAGCGGCAATTATTCCTACGCGTTTTATCCCCGCGGAGACGGCAGCAACGGCATGGCAATCGTCTGTAAATATTATGCCGATACCTCTCGCCCGGCAAATGCCGTGGTCGTGCTCACCATCGAGGAATCTGCCCTGTTGTCTCTGGCGAACGCGGTCTCCTCCGTAAGTCCCCTCTTCTTCCTCTGTAACGTCAAGACCGGTCTGCCCGCCTTCCTGGCGCCTAATACGCGGTCGGTCGAAGCGCTTGCCAGCTATACACAGCAAGGCGTCGGCGTCTTTGAGCATTCCAATGAAGTCGTTATTCAGGCAGCCTCGCAAAACGTTCCTGTCCTGCGGTATCTTTCGGTGTTGCCCATCAACTTTGCTGATCTCCCTCTTACGGGCCGCCTGCAACTGTTCTACATTCTTCTGGCAGTCTGCCTGCCGCTTGGTATCGCAATTATCCTCCATGGGATCAAAAGACAATACTCCCCCCTGCGTGCACTCTACCAGAATCTGCTGGCCCGCATAAGTCCGGACGAAGGGGCCTTTCGGGATGAGTACTCGGCCATCGAAAACGGCGTAAAGCGCATGCTGAACGACCTGGAAAACAGCCGGGAACAGCTTACAGAACGCAGTCTATCGCTGCGCAACTACATCGTAGAGCGAATGATTCGCGGCAAATACGCGGGCAATGAATCCTTTGAACGCATCTGCGGGCAATATGGGCTCCATCTAAGCGGCACCTGCTTTGCGGTCGCAATCGTCTCCCTGGACGACTTTGCTCCCCTCGTGGAGGCTGCGGAGGATCAAGAGGACTTCTCTTCCCGCCAACTCATCGTCGAGGTCATTCAGTCTGCACTGAACGACGCGCTCTCCCCCGCTTACGCGTTCGAGTCCGCGCCCGTCGGAGATTATCTGGGCTGCCTGATTAGCAGCAAACCTGAACAGCTCGTTAAGGGCGCGCTTGGCAGCGAGCTTTCTGGAATGATGGACACCCTGCGCCGCGGACTTGCCATCAGCGTCAGCGTCGCGGTAGGCAGCATTGCAGAAGGACCCGAAATGATCGCGGATGCATATTGCACCGCCTGCCAGACAATGGAATACATGCAGGTCACCAGTTCGACGCAGCGCCTGCTCTTCCACTGCGATCTGGACGCTGAAAAGCCTCAGCACGTGGATTGGCAAAAAGATATCGAAACACAGAAGATGTTCTTCAACAACATGGCCCTCGGTAACTACACGCAGGCATATCAGGCGCTGCGCGTCCTCCTTCCTTCTGCTCTGCTTCAAAGCAGAGAAGGCCTGCGCATCTGGCAAAATCGACGGCTTTTCCTCATTTACATCGTCAGGGACGCCTTCGATCGTTCGCCATTACAAAAAATATGCGCCTATAGCCTGGAACGCTTAGATGCTGCGCTTACCGCGCCAGAATTTGAATCAGCGCTCCGTGAGCTCTTTGATCAGGCTGCACAATTTGCAGACAGGCAAAAGACGAGGGAACCGCCTCTGAGCGATAGCATTCTATCCTACGTCGATCAGCACTTCGCATCTCCCGATATCAGCATTTCCGCGGTTGGTGAGACGTTCCGTGTGAGCATTTCCTGCGTCTCCCGCTGCTTTAAGAACGCAACTGGAGTCGGACTTCTGGATTATATCCACATGCTGCGCATCCGCAGGGCAAAGGAACTTCTGGAGAAGAGCAAATGCAGTGTGAAGGACATCGCCGAGCAGGTGGGCTACATCAGCAGCCTTACCATGTCCCGTGCTTTCAGGCGCTACGAAGGGATCACACCGACGGAGTACCGAGAAATGTGCCGTGGTAAATAG
- a CDS encoding ABC transporter permease subunit codes for MPNDRQDEKDCFCVEYDHFAKTDDVQKIHIRRNVNYDSRKRDDALQREDLPVHSRRKAPSADCGSSIVRKVGHDAGRFNTRMKTSFSGMAVRRPSISRNRLERIKTTLAKERFLHLMVLPCVVWLILFKYVPMSGLLIAFKNYRGNTSGFLGIFEAPWIGLRNFESFFNSIYFTRLMSNTLAISFLRLIFSFPAAILFALLLNEIRRVHFKKFVQTVSYMPHFLSWVVISALATALLSPDAGAVNGLLQMLGHDKIFFLASEQWFRPVLVISGTWQGIGWSSIVYLAAISGLPQEQYESARLDGANKLQQIWYITLPGIKEIIAVMLIMQVGRAMTDNFEQVFNMYSPAVYKVADIFDTYVYRSGITDANFSYSAAVGLFKSVCSLILVLMTNTITNKLDAGGLW; via the coding sequence ATGCCCAACGATCGTCAAGACGAAAAGGACTGCTTTTGCGTGGAATATGACCATTTTGCAAAAACAGACGATGTGCAAAAAATACATATCCGCCGAAATGTAAATTATGATAGCAGGAAAAGAGATGACGCTTTACAGAGAGAAGACCTCCCCGTACACTCAAGAAGAAAAGCCCCTTCTGCCGACTGCGGATCATCCATCGTCAGGAAGGTGGGGCATGACGCGGGGAGGTTCAATACACGTATGAAAACATCCTTTTCCGGTATGGCTGTGCGCCGGCCGAGTATTTCAAGGAATCGCCTTGAGCGAATCAAGACGACGCTTGCCAAGGAACGTTTTTTGCACCTGATGGTGCTGCCTTGCGTCGTCTGGCTAATCTTGTTTAAATATGTGCCGATGAGCGGCCTTTTGATCGCTTTTAAGAATTATCGAGGCAATACCTCGGGCTTCCTGGGTATTTTTGAGGCGCCCTGGATTGGCCTGCGCAACTTTGAATCCTTCTTTAACTCCATTTACTTTACGCGCTTGATGAGCAACACGCTTGCCATCAGTTTTTTAAGGCTGATCTTTTCGTTCCCGGCGGCGATTCTCTTTGCGCTGCTGCTTAACGAAATCCGCCGGGTACACTTTAAGAAGTTCGTACAAACCGTTTCTTATATGCCGCATTTTCTGTCATGGGTGGTTATCTCTGCGCTGGCGACGGCACTGCTTTCGCCGGATGCCGGAGCGGTCAACGGTCTTCTCCAAATGCTGGGCCACGACAAGATCTTTTTTCTGGCGAGCGAACAGTGGTTTCGTCCGGTGCTCGTCATCAGCGGAACCTGGCAGGGAATTGGGTGGAGCAGCATCGTATATCTGGCCGCTATCAGCGGCCTGCCGCAGGAGCAGTATGAGTCGGCCCGGCTGGACGGCGCAAACAAGCTACAGCAAATCTGGTATATTACGCTACCGGGGATCAAGGAGATCATCGCCGTCATGCTCATCATGCAGGTAGGCCGGGCGATGACCGACAACTTCGAGCAGGTCTTCAACATGTACAGCCCGGCGGTATACAAGGTGGCGGATATCTTTGATACCTATGTGTACCGCTCTGGCATTACGGATGCAAACTTTTCCTACTCGGCGGCTGTCGGCTTGTTTAAGTCGGTATGCTCCCTGATTCTCGTGCTGATGACCAATACCATTACGAACAAACTAGACGCCGGCGGGCTTTGGTAA